The Candidatus Endomicrobium procryptotermitis genome has a window encoding:
- a CDS encoding YggS family pyridoxal phosphate-dependent enzyme: protein MDKIRENIIYIKENIESLKKVDNVEIVAVTKTFPYQDVLQVLECGVKHIGESKIQEALPKFEQIGNGLKGVIKHFIGHLQSNKAKKAVENFDLIHSLDSLGLAKEISKYAHNTAKTQNCLIEVKVSQEETKTGIKPEEVKDFCFQCLEMPNISIKGLMVITPLSCNPEDSRPYFKQIYDLFTDMQNSFGKDDFNILSMGMSDDYKIAVEEGSNMVRIGSAIFGNRYYGNK from the coding sequence ATGGATAAAATACGTGAAAACATTATTTATATAAAAGAAAACATAGAATCTTTAAAAAAGGTGGACAATGTTGAAATTGTTGCCGTTACAAAAACCTTTCCATATCAAGACGTTTTACAAGTTTTGGAATGCGGTGTCAAACATATAGGAGAAAGCAAAATTCAGGAAGCATTGCCTAAGTTTGAACAAATAGGAAACGGTTTGAAAGGTGTTATCAAGCATTTTATAGGACATCTGCAGTCGAATAAAGCTAAAAAGGCAGTAGAAAATTTTGATTTAATTCATTCTTTAGACAGCCTTGGTTTGGCAAAAGAAATATCAAAATATGCTCACAATACTGCAAAAACACAAAACTGCCTAATTGAAGTCAAAGTTTCACAGGAAGAGACTAAAACTGGTATAAAGCCTGAAGAGGTAAAAGATTTCTGTTTTCAATGTCTTGAAATGCCAAACATTTCTATTAAAGGATTGATGGTAATCACGCCTTTAAGCTGCAATCCCGAAGATTCGCGTCCTTATTTCAAACAAATTTACGATCTATTTACCGATATGCAAAACTCTTTTGGAAAAGATGATTTCAATATTTTGTCTATGGGGATGTCCGATGATTATAAAATTGCCGTTGAAGAAGGTTCAAATATGGTTCGAATAGGTTCGGCAATTTTCGGAAACAGGTATTATGGGAATAAATAA
- a CDS encoding OmpA family protein, protein MKNTVFVLILALIFIFSSVFSAYADEGNVIYRTQRNSRVKKKVVLTDEELFQEKQEALAAKLKELEEAKAVAEARRMDEEAKAQKEAEKAEQERIKKEAREQAEKERLEFEAAKKAAEEEKKRIEGEKRAIEEERIRLEKERKKYELQEKARVEQEAKAAEVARKQAEEEERARINKEKKEAAEAKKMAKEEEKRRKLEEAEKQAQAKERARIEKEKAERVEREKIIKEEAARKEAEREEKERQRIEFEKILKAEEEAKTAEIARIKAEAEEKLRIEKEKSERERREEEVTKKRAEEEAKIAQKVEKEMQKFLEREKREAQKTEVVTLESAKLARKQTEIEEKEIAARQKRETELEKKRAKKETKTAQKIEREKQQFLETERKKAEKTAKREAEELARQNAEYEAEILQQQVIQKRLEKEISKKTAAEQKMREAEEKRRVETEIKLEAERQKEAAKREKEETKRITAERKLKEAQEKRLAQEEEKRLKKEEKLRKIEERKIAEEEAKLLEEQKKRDAEEKIISEKEAARIAEEKRLQEIEERRIAIEAEKQRRQKIEAEIAEFEAKLAEEQRKKEEKVKIIEEREAAKKAAEEQKRLDEIKAYEMKLAEEKRLEEEAERKAAIEARMKAEQEAKAAELARKQAEEEEKKRIAEEKQRAKELKIKQKEGLRAKKEEEKYRKQKAKEEAAAKKAAEKAEQARLKKEKKEESKREPKQKISDTENEKLPTKLPQETSVQKKPVPTVKPQPDATDKKPVATRPPADMLKSGEQLKLSFVLTQDKLFASSSKFELSDNGMKEVEKAALAIKRYMTANKNRKYKIYVEGYSDSTGGREINRKYSLRRAAVVANELSENDVDYEIIEPKGLGAMNFINKRNTSAPENRRVEIKVVIIAK, encoded by the coding sequence ATGAAAAATACTGTATTTGTTTTGATTTTGGCATTAATTTTTATATTTTCTTCTGTATTCTCGGCATACGCCGATGAAGGAAATGTTATATATAGGACGCAAAGAAATTCAAGGGTAAAGAAGAAAGTTGTTCTTACCGATGAAGAATTGTTTCAAGAAAAGCAGGAAGCTTTGGCTGCAAAATTAAAAGAGCTTGAAGAAGCAAAGGCTGTGGCAGAGGCAAGAAGAATGGATGAAGAAGCTAAAGCGCAGAAAGAAGCGGAAAAGGCTGAACAGGAAAGAATTAAAAAAGAGGCGAGAGAACAGGCAGAAAAAGAAAGGCTTGAATTTGAAGCGGCAAAAAAGGCAGCAGAAGAGGAAAAGAAAAGAATTGAAGGGGAAAAGCGAGCGATAGAAGAAGAAAGAATAAGATTGGAAAAAGAAAGGAAAAAATATGAGTTGCAGGAAAAGGCCAGGGTTGAGCAGGAAGCCAAAGCAGCTGAGGTTGCCAGAAAGCAGGCAGAAGAGGAAGAAAGAGCAAGAATAAATAAAGAGAAAAAAGAAGCAGCGGAAGCTAAAAAGATGGCTAAGGAAGAAGAAAAGCGTAGAAAATTGGAAGAGGCAGAAAAGCAGGCTCAGGCTAAAGAGAGAGCAAGGATAGAAAAAGAAAAAGCGGAAAGAGTCGAGCGTGAGAAGATAATAAAAGAGGAAGCTGCAAGAAAAGAAGCCGAAAGAGAAGAAAAAGAAAGGCAAAGAATTGAATTTGAAAAAATATTGAAAGCTGAAGAAGAGGCAAAAACTGCGGAAATTGCCAGAATAAAAGCCGAAGCTGAAGAAAAGTTGCGTATAGAAAAAGAAAAAAGCGAAAGAGAAAGGCGCGAAGAAGAAGTCACTAAAAAAAGAGCAGAAGAAGAAGCAAAAATTGCGCAGAAAGTAGAAAAAGAAATGCAGAAGTTTCTTGAGAGAGAAAAAAGAGAAGCACAAAAGACTGAGGTTGTGACACTTGAGTCTGCCAAACTTGCCAGAAAGCAGACAGAAATCGAAGAAAAAGAAATCGCCGCAAGACAGAAACGCGAAACTGAACTTGAAAAGAAAAGAGCTAAAAAGGAAACAAAAACTGCACAGAAAATAGAAAGGGAAAAACAGCAATTTCTTGAAACTGAAAGAAAAAAGGCGGAGAAAACCGCAAAACGCGAAGCCGAAGAGCTGGCAAGACAAAATGCCGAATATGAAGCCGAAATTTTGCAGCAGCAGGTTATTCAAAAACGTTTGGAAAAAGAAATTTCCAAAAAAACCGCAGCTGAACAAAAGATGCGTGAAGCGGAAGAGAAACGCAGGGTTGAAACCGAAATCAAGCTTGAAGCCGAAAGGCAAAAGGAAGCCGCAAAGAGAGAAAAGGAAGAAACCAAAAGAATTACGGCCGAAAGGAAATTGAAAGAGGCACAGGAAAAGAGATTGGCTCAAGAGGAAGAAAAAAGATTAAAAAAAGAAGAAAAGTTAAGAAAAATAGAAGAGCGCAAAATAGCCGAAGAAGAAGCAAAGCTGCTTGAAGAGCAGAAAAAGAGAGATGCTGAAGAAAAAATCATTAGCGAAAAAGAAGCTGCGCGTATTGCCGAAGAAAAAAGATTGCAGGAAATTGAAGAGAGAAGAATAGCCATTGAAGCGGAAAAACAAAGAAGGCAGAAGATAGAAGCCGAAATAGCTGAATTTGAAGCAAAATTGGCCGAAGAACAGCGCAAGAAAGAAGAGAAAGTCAAAATCATCGAAGAAAGAGAAGCTGCAAAAAAAGCCGCCGAAGAGCAAAAACGGCTGGATGAAATTAAGGCATACGAAATGAAACTTGCCGAAGAAAAAAGGTTAGAAGAGGAAGCTGAAAGAAAAGCTGCAATTGAGGCCAGAATGAAAGCCGAGCAGGAAGCCAAAGCAGCCGAGCTTGCCAGAAAGCAGGCAGAAGAAGAAGAAAAGAAGAGAATAGCCGAAGAAAAACAAAGAGCAAAAGAATTAAAAATAAAGCAAAAGGAAGGGCTTAGAGCTAAAAAAGAAGAAGAAAAATATCGTAAGCAAAAAGCCAAGGAAGAGGCGGCTGCTAAAAAAGCGGCAGAAAAAGCCGAACAGGCAAGGCTAAAAAAAGAAAAAAAGGAAGAGTCCAAACGGGAACCCAAACAAAAAATATCCGATACGGAGAATGAAAAACTTCCGACTAAACTGCCACAGGAAACTTCTGTACAGAAAAAGCCTGTGCCTACAGTTAAGCCGCAGCCGGACGCTACTGATAAAAAGCCTGTTGCCACCCGGCCTCCTGCGGATATGTTGAAGTCGGGGGAACAACTTAAACTCAGTTTTGTATTAACGCAGGACAAATTGTTTGCAAGCAGTTCTAAGTTTGAACTTTCTGACAATGGAATGAAAGAAGTTGAGAAAGCTGCACTTGCGATAAAAAGGTATATGACGGCTAACAAAAATAGAAAATATAAAATCTACGTTGAGGGATATTCAGACTCCACCGGAGGCAGAGAGATTAATAGGAAGTACTCTTTAAGAAGAGCGGCCGTCGTGGCAAATGAGCTTTCGGAAAATGATGTGGATTATGAAATTATTGAACCGAAAGGATTGGGTGCGATGAATTTCATAAACAAAAGAAATACCTCAGCTCCCGAAAACAGAAGAGTTGAGATAAAAGTGGTAATAATTGCCAAATAG
- the ileS gene encoding isoleucine--tRNA ligase: protein MDKTNKKDYSKTVILPKTDFQMKANLAQREPAFIEEWEKNKVYFHICEKNKGKEKFIFHDGPPYANGHIHTGTALNKILKDFVIKYRSMSGNYVPFTPGWDCHGLPIETQVLKELKTDKNKVDRLVFRKQAADFAMRFVEIQKAEFKRLGVLADWENPYLTLDPKYESSIVKVFGQLTEKGHIYRKRKPVYWCPSCETALADAEVEYADHSSDSIFVKFRIKELPAALKNKESKLKDYSILIWTTTPWTLPSNAALAFNGEAGYIAAVFDFEDDRREKIIVAEALAENVREKIKAKSFTKEIEAKGVDFVNIKCQNPVVDRRSEGILADFVSMEDGTGIVHIAPGHGQEDYHAGLEYGLEIISPLNDRGQFTKEVPEFEGQNVFKANSLIIEKLEKQGKLLAKLQIEHSYPHCWRCKKPVIFRATPQWFLGIEHEGLRKKLLQSVKDVNWIPKYGENRISGMLESRPDWCLSRQRLWGVPIPVFYCKDCGEALLDLKIIYRISEIFKEKGSDAWFDMSVEKLLEGTRAKCPSCSGINFRKEEDILDVWFDSGVSCEAVLSSGNYKDLAFPADLYLEGSDQHRGWFQTSLIPSAAIKDTAPYHNVLTHGFVVDGQGKKMSKSVGNTIAPEKIISKYGADILRLWVASSDYREDIRISDEILKGLSDSYRKIRNTVRFLLGNIGGFDASKTLSFKNMCEIDKYALSRLQGLINGSIAAYESYEFHKAVNSINNFCVVFLSGFYLDALKDTLYCDSLNSKARISAQSAMLEICSVLIRLVSPVLSFTAEEAWKEIVKILQQSPQSVFLADFPQTNSKYILEAEILEKWDMLLEIRQAVMAENEKLRQEKIIGSNLEVRLHISYGEKYFKVFEDADLANLVFSSWDINFSKTEVENELFIKAEKSGFAKCDRCWRHIDGIDENGICRRCAEALK from the coding sequence ATGGATAAAACGAACAAAAAAGATTACTCTAAAACCGTAATTTTACCAAAAACCGATTTTCAGATGAAAGCAAATCTCGCGCAGAGAGAGCCGGCTTTTATTGAAGAATGGGAAAAGAATAAAGTTTATTTCCACATATGCGAAAAAAATAAAGGCAAAGAAAAATTCATTTTTCACGATGGACCTCCTTATGCCAACGGGCATATACATACAGGAACGGCTTTAAACAAAATACTTAAAGATTTTGTGATAAAATATCGCTCAATGTCCGGCAATTATGTTCCTTTTACTCCGGGCTGGGATTGCCATGGTCTGCCTATAGAAACGCAGGTGTTGAAAGAACTTAAAACCGATAAGAATAAAGTTGACAGGCTTGTTTTCAGAAAACAGGCGGCAGATTTTGCGATGAGGTTTGTTGAAATACAAAAAGCGGAATTTAAAAGGCTAGGAGTTTTGGCAGATTGGGAAAATCCGTATTTGACGTTAGACCCTAAATATGAATCCTCGATAGTAAAAGTTTTCGGACAGCTTACTGAAAAAGGACACATATACCGCAAAAGGAAACCGGTTTACTGGTGTCCTTCATGTGAAACGGCTTTGGCGGACGCAGAAGTAGAGTATGCGGACCATTCTTCCGATTCCATCTTTGTTAAATTTCGGATAAAAGAACTTCCAGCAGCTTTAAAAAATAAAGAATCAAAGTTGAAAGATTATTCCATTCTCATATGGACGACCACTCCGTGGACATTGCCTTCAAATGCTGCTTTGGCTTTCAACGGGGAGGCTGGATACATTGCAGCGGTATTTGATTTTGAAGACGACAGACGGGAAAAAATAATAGTTGCCGAAGCTTTGGCCGAAAACGTAAGAGAAAAAATAAAAGCGAAAAGTTTTACGAAAGAAATTGAAGCTAAAGGTGTTGATTTCGTAAATATAAAATGTCAAAACCCTGTCGTTGACAGACGTTCAGAAGGAATACTTGCGGACTTTGTCAGCATGGAAGACGGAACGGGAATAGTTCATATAGCTCCCGGTCATGGGCAGGAAGATTATCATGCTGGGCTTGAATACGGACTGGAAATAATATCTCCTTTAAATGACAGAGGGCAGTTTACGAAAGAAGTTCCAGAATTCGAAGGGCAGAATGTTTTTAAAGCCAATTCTTTGATAATAGAAAAACTTGAGAAACAAGGAAAACTGCTTGCCAAACTGCAGATAGAGCATTCTTATCCGCATTGCTGGAGATGTAAAAAGCCCGTAATTTTCCGCGCTACGCCTCAATGGTTTTTAGGTATTGAACATGAAGGTTTAAGAAAAAAACTTTTGCAGTCTGTTAAAGACGTAAACTGGATACCGAAATACGGAGAAAATAGAATTTCCGGCATGCTTGAAAGCCGTCCGGACTGGTGTCTAAGCCGTCAGCGCTTGTGGGGAGTGCCGATACCGGTATTTTACTGCAAAGATTGTGGCGAAGCACTGCTTGATTTGAAAATAATTTACAGGATTTCAGAAATATTTAAAGAAAAAGGTTCGGATGCATGGTTTGACATGAGTGTAGAAAAACTGCTTGAAGGCACGCGGGCAAAATGCCCTTCGTGTTCTGGCATAAATTTCAGAAAAGAAGAAGATATTTTAGATGTTTGGTTTGATTCAGGAGTCTCTTGTGAAGCTGTTTTATCAAGTGGAAATTATAAAGATTTAGCATTTCCTGCGGATTTATATCTCGAAGGAAGTGACCAGCATCGCGGCTGGTTTCAAACTTCACTGATTCCGTCTGCAGCCATAAAAGATACCGCTCCCTATCATAATGTTTTAACGCACGGATTCGTTGTGGACGGTCAGGGCAAAAAAATGTCCAAATCCGTAGGCAATACGATTGCTCCAGAAAAAATAATATCCAAATATGGTGCAGACATCTTAAGGCTTTGGGTGGCTTCAAGCGATTACAGGGAAGATATAAGAATATCAGATGAAATACTTAAAGGTTTAAGCGATTCATACAGAAAAATAAGAAACACGGTGCGCTTTTTGCTGGGTAATATCGGAGGTTTTGATGCTTCGAAAACTTTATCTTTTAAAAATATGTGCGAAATAGACAAATATGCTTTAAGTCGTCTTCAAGGTTTAATTAATGGGTCCATAGCTGCTTATGAAAGTTATGAATTTCATAAAGCGGTTAATTCCATAAATAATTTCTGCGTGGTGTTTTTGAGCGGATTTTATCTTGACGCGTTAAAAGACACTCTTTACTGCGACAGTTTGAATTCCAAAGCCAGAATAAGCGCACAGTCGGCAATGCTTGAAATTTGTTCAGTTCTCATAAGGCTTGTTTCTCCTGTGCTTTCGTTTACTGCTGAAGAAGCGTGGAAAGAAATTGTTAAAATTTTGCAGCAATCGCCGCAATCGGTTTTTCTTGCCGATTTTCCACAGACTAACAGCAAATATATTCTTGAAGCCGAAATACTTGAAAAATGGGACATGTTGCTTGAAATAAGGCAGGCCGTAATGGCTGAAAATGAAAAATTGAGGCAGGAAAAAATAATAGGTTCGAATCTCGAAGTCAGGTTACATATTTCTTACGGCGAAAAATATTTTAAAGTTTTTGAAGATGCGGATTTGGCGAATTTGGTTTTCAGCAGTTGGGACATAAATTTTTCAAAAACTGAAGTCGAAAATGAGCTTTTTATAAAAGCCGAAAAATCCGGATTTGCAAAATGTGACAGGTGTTGGAGACATATTGACGGCATAGACGAAAACGGTATATGCCGCAGGTGTGCAGAGGCTTTAAAATAA
- the lgt gene encoding prolipoprotein diacylglyceryl transferase, producing MHPILLSFGGFTIYTYGLFVAVGFFLAALYVSKNIKSDIISQDDIYSLFLYAIISSIIGARLLYVLTEMQDFMKSPLDIFKIWNGGLIFYGGFIIAVTYIVWYTKRKKIPLARLSDIMAPALGLGHFFGRIGCFFAGCCYGKTSNMPWSVVFNNTDTLAVKGIHIHPTQLYEAFGNLAIFTILHFYNKKEHAAGKTFALYLIIYAILRFTVEFFRGDYRGAELAGLSVSQIISVFLFSAGLFIIYKTGKK from the coding sequence ATGCATCCTATACTCTTAAGTTTCGGTGGATTTACAATTTATACATATGGTCTTTTTGTGGCTGTCGGCTTTTTTTTGGCGGCTTTATATGTTTCTAAAAACATTAAAAGCGATATTATTTCACAGGATGATATTTACTCTCTGTTTCTATATGCAATAATATCGTCTATAATCGGTGCGCGGCTGTTGTATGTTTTAACAGAAATGCAGGATTTTATGAAATCTCCGCTGGACATTTTTAAAATATGGAACGGCGGTCTTATTTTTTACGGAGGTTTTATCATTGCTGTTACATATATAGTGTGGTATACAAAAAGAAAAAAAATCCCTTTAGCACGTTTAAGCGACATTATGGCGCCGGCGCTGGGGCTGGGTCATTTTTTCGGGCGCATAGGCTGTTTTTTTGCGGGCTGCTGTTATGGAAAAACTTCCAATATGCCATGGTCGGTAGTTTTTAATAATACCGATACTTTAGCTGTCAAAGGCATTCATATTCATCCTACTCAGCTTTATGAAGCTTTCGGAAATCTTGCGATATTTACGATACTTCATTTTTATAATAAAAAAGAACACGCCGCAGGCAAAACTTTTGCTTTATATCTCATAATTTACGCCATTCTAAGATTTACCGTAGAATTTTTTAGAGGAGATTACAGAGGAGCAGAACTCGCTGGCCTTTCCGTTTCACAGATAATTTCGGTTTTTCTCTTTTCCGCAGGATTATTTATCATTTATAAAACTGGTAAAAAATGA
- the rplA gene encoding 50S ribosomal protein L1, whose translation MGKRLKEVSKLVDKSKLYTLDEAVSLVKQIANAKFDETVELHIKLGIDPKQSDQIVRGTVTLPHGIGKTRKVAVITKGEKQKEAHDAGADLVGGDDLIEDISKGVLDFDILVATPDIMKDLSKVAKILGPKGLMPNPKAGTVTFEVGETVKELKKGRVEYKNDSYGIIHCSVGKVSFDKEKLADNIKVLFEVILKAKPSSSKGQYIKSISISSTMGPGVYLDQKI comes from the coding sequence ATGGGAAAAAGACTTAAAGAAGTTTCAAAATTGGTGGATAAAAGCAAGTTGTACACTTTAGATGAGGCTGTTAGTTTGGTAAAGCAGATTGCAAACGCTAAATTTGACGAAACCGTAGAACTTCACATTAAACTTGGAATCGATCCAAAACAGAGCGATCAGATAGTCAGAGGAACCGTAACTCTTCCGCACGGGATAGGGAAAACAAGAAAAGTGGCCGTTATAACGAAAGGCGAAAAACAAAAAGAAGCTCATGACGCTGGTGCCGATTTGGTCGGCGGAGACGATTTGATAGAAGACATATCTAAGGGTGTCCTCGATTTTGACATTTTAGTTGCAACTCCCGACATCATGAAAGATTTAAGTAAAGTCGCAAAAATTTTAGGGCCTAAAGGGCTTATGCCTAATCCTAAAGCAGGTACCGTAACTTTTGAAGTCGGAGAAACGGTAAAAGAGCTTAAAAAAGGCAGAGTCGAATATAAAAATGATTCGTACGGCATTATTCACTGTTCGGTAGGCAAGGTTTCTTTTGATAAAGAAAAACTTGCGGATAATATTAAAGTATTATTTGAAGTAATTTTAAAAGCCAAACCTTCAAGTTCAAAAGGTCAATATATAAAAAGTATCTCGATTTCCTCTACAATGGGACCTGGAGTATATCTCGACCAAAAAATATAA
- the lspA gene encoding signal peptidase II, whose protein sequence is MKKPVVLAAALLIFDQISKYFIDVFVIYGSSIKVISHFDFFNITNVRNTGVAFSFFQDRNLMLAVLSAAVLVLFCVWLYKNGKTLSKVQLYAFCIIIAGGTGNVIDRIFRGAVVDFLDFGINSLRWPSFNVADSSICIGAFLIILDLIKPVFKNKKV, encoded by the coding sequence ATGAAAAAACCGGTGGTTCTGGCAGCCGCTCTTTTAATATTTGATCAGATTTCAAAATATTTTATTGACGTTTTTGTCATTTATGGGAGTTCAATAAAAGTTATTTCGCATTTTGATTTTTTTAATATAACAAACGTGCGCAATACAGGAGTGGCTTTTAGCTTTTTTCAGGACAGAAATTTAATGCTTGCCGTTCTTTCCGCCGCGGTGCTTGTGTTATTTTGCGTATGGCTTTATAAAAATGGGAAAACTCTTTCAAAAGTTCAGCTATATGCTTTTTGTATCATAATAGCCGGCGGAACGGGAAATGTGATTGACAGGATTTTCAGAGGCGCAGTGGTGGATTTTTTGGATTTCGGAATAAACTCGTTAAGATGGCCTTCTTTTAACGTTGCTGACTCATCCATATGTATTGGCGCGTTTTTAATAATATTGGATTTAATCAAGCCTGTTTTTAAAAATAAAAAGGTATGA
- a CDS encoding DUF167 domain-containing protein, with translation MIIKVRVIPNSKRNEVVSRIGSILRVKISAPAVEGKANEELCEYLSDFFDVKRSMVYLRKGERGREKTIEICGRSEEELDKVLDTIP, from the coding sequence ATGATCATAAAAGTAAGAGTGATACCTAATTCTAAGAGAAATGAGGTAGTAAGCAGGATAGGATCTATTTTAAGAGTAAAAATTTCCGCTCCGGCAGTAGAAGGTAAGGCTAATGAAGAACTATGCGAATATTTGTCGGATTTTTTTGATGTAAAAAGGTCTATGGTGTATTTAAGAAAAGGTGAACGCGGAAGAGAGAAAACAATCGAAATTTGCGGCCGCTCGGAAGAAGAGCTTGATAAAGTGCTGGATACGATACCGTAA
- a CDS encoding ankyrin repeat domain-containing protein, translating into MKILTSLFLSLTVFLVFIRFLNADEYDLHYAIERNDYKTVKKLIKKGADTDKPFYDSSTPLMAAVSAENFEIVKFLVKNGADINKTDKYGNSPLMIASSKSNFEIAQYLMCESADVNKVNIDGKSALIHACANAKMENVIMLLKYSSDINAQSKSGKTPLLTAVEASSDEISAILLNEGALINLSDKNGITPLIAAVKLKNKEIARLLISKGADVNLGDSESNTPIFYAMSAGDTDMMEYLSSEKANIDHINSLSMTPLMSAAKKGDYNTVKTLLKLGANRKKTAPDGLTALDYAKTFNQPALVELLSSDK; encoded by the coding sequence ATGAAAATACTTACCTCATTATTTTTATCATTAACCGTATTCTTAGTTTTTATTCGTTTTCTCAATGCCGACGAATACGATTTGCATTATGCGATCGAGAGAAATGATTACAAAACCGTCAAAAAACTTATCAAAAAAGGTGCAGACACTGACAAACCTTTTTACGATTCTTCAACTCCGCTTATGGCGGCCGTGAGTGCAGAAAATTTTGAAATCGTGAAATTTCTTGTCAAAAACGGCGCGGATATAAATAAAACTGACAAATATGGAAACTCTCCGCTTATGATAGCATCATCAAAAAGCAATTTTGAAATAGCCCAATATCTTATGTGTGAATCGGCAGATGTAAATAAAGTTAACATCGATGGAAAATCTGCCCTGATTCATGCCTGTGCAAATGCAAAAATGGAAAACGTCATTATGCTTTTGAAATATAGTTCAGACATAAATGCCCAAAGCAAATCAGGGAAAACTCCTCTTTTGACAGCTGTTGAAGCATCATCGGATGAAATATCTGCAATTCTTTTAAACGAAGGAGCGCTTATAAATCTCTCTGACAAAAATGGCATAACCCCGCTGATCGCCGCCGTAAAACTAAAAAACAAAGAAATCGCACGGCTCCTTATTTCAAAAGGCGCCGACGTCAATTTGGGAGACTCGGAAAGCAATACTCCAATATTTTACGCGATGTCTGCAGGAGATACAGACATGATGGAATATCTATCATCGGAAAAAGCAAATATTGATCACATCAACTCTTTGAGCATGACTCCGCTTATGTCAGCGGCGAAAAAAGGCGACTATAATACGGTAAAAACCCTTCTTAAACTCGGTGCAAACAGAAAAAAAACAGCTCCTGACGGACTGACGGCACTAGATTATGCAAAAACGTTCAATCAACCCGCTTTAGTGGAACTTCTTTCATCCGATAAATGA
- the proC gene encoding pyrroline-5-carboxylate reductase: MGINNKTIVFVGSGNMAQSIIAVMIKAAIVNPENIICNDIVQIKLDLLKEKYGVLVSSDKRESVSKADMIFLAVKPQNMPQLLEEVKPFIKLGALVISIAAGISTKYIEETLGGKVSVVRVMPNTPVLVGCGASALCGGKFACDENLKDVKDIFEGAGIARIMSEDKFDAITALSGSGPAYVFYLCELMREAGAKLGLDVEIAADFAVQTVFGAGQMLAQTSIDAADLRRNVTSPNGTTQAALEYFKSQNLSDIVFAAMQAAVRRSKEFGR; this comes from the coding sequence ATGGGAATAAATAATAAAACTATAGTTTTTGTCGGTTCGGGAAATATGGCGCAATCGATAATAGCCGTCATGATAAAAGCCGCAATCGTAAATCCTGAAAACATAATATGCAATGACATTGTTCAAATCAAACTTGACTTGCTCAAAGAAAAGTACGGCGTTTTAGTTTCTTCCGATAAAAGAGAGTCCGTTTCGAAAGCCGATATGATATTTCTTGCCGTTAAGCCTCAAAATATGCCGCAGCTGCTTGAAGAAGTTAAACCTTTCATAAAGCTGGGAGCTTTGGTAATATCAATAGCGGCAGGAATAAGCACGAAATATATTGAGGAAACTCTTGGTGGGAAAGTGTCTGTAGTAAGAGTAATGCCGAACACTCCGGTTCTGGTTGGCTGTGGTGCGTCAGCTCTGTGCGGTGGAAAATTCGCTTGTGATGAAAATTTAAAAGATGTTAAAGATATTTTTGAAGGGGCGGGGATAGCGCGCATTATGTCCGAAGATAAGTTTGATGCCATTACTGCTCTTTCGGGTTCGGGTCCGGCTTATGTGTTTTATTTATGCGAACTGATGCGTGAAGCAGGCGCAAAGCTCGGTCTTGATGTGGAAATTGCTGCTGATTTTGCTGTTCAAACCGTTTTTGGCGCAGGACAAATGCTTGCGCAAACCTCTATTGACGCGGCCGATTTAAGACGGAATGTTACGTCACCGAACGGAACGACTCAGGCGGCTTTAGAATATTTTAAATCTCAGAATCTTTCGGATATCGTATTTGCTGCAATGCAGGCAGCAGTGCGCAGGTCCAAAGAATTTGGCAGATAG